CCGTCGTCGCGGCGAGCATCATCGGTCACCAGACCGACAGGATGCGCGAGCACTACAGCATGGTGGGCGCCGTCGAGGCCCGAGCCAGCGGTGACGCCATCGCGGGCCTCATCGGCCTCGCTGTGCCCGTAGCGCCGTAGTCCGTCAAAAGGGTCGAGCAAAGGGTCGACCTCCAAAAGCCCCAAACGAAAACGGCCGGCTAGCGCAAACTAACCGACCGGAATCACAAGCAAATCTGGGAGCGGGAAATGGGATTCGAACCCACGACTTCAACCTTGGCAAGGTTGCACTCTACCACTGAGTTATTCCCGCGAGGGCCGCTTATCTACGGTGCCGACGGGGGGCCGTCAAGGATTTTTTCAGCCCCCGCCGGCCCCTCGCGAACACAGTCCCGCAGGGTGACCCAACCCAGCCCCAGCAACCCCAGCGTCCCGGTCACCACCACCCCCGCCACAGGCCGCACCTCGGCCCCAAACATGAACGCGAACGTCGCGATCACCCCCGGCACCTGCAGCACGCTGCTCGCCCCGAGGAACGCCACCAGCCGCACCCCCGCCCGCAAGTCAGGCCGCCGCCCGGGCAGCATCCGCAACCGCCGCCGCGCCAGCCACCGCATCAGCGCCCAGGTGGGCCACACCAGCGCCAGTGTCACCACCACCAGCCCACGCGCCACCACCGTCAACTCCGGCCGCAGCATCCCGCGCAGCTCCTCGAACTCCGGCGGGAACAGCACCGCCCGCAGCCCCGTCTCCACGCCCCACGCCACAGGCACGGCGGTGACCACCAAGGCCACCAACACCCCCCGGCTGCGCGCACTCAACACCACCGCGCGTCAGATGCTCAGCGAGCCCTTGCGGAAGTCGGTGGCGCCGATCCACGCGTTGATGCACACGGGGCGCCCGTTCCTGGCGTGCTCCTTGGCCTCGGCCAGCACGCGCGGCACGTCGGCCGGGTCCTTCACCAGCAGGCCCACGCCGCCGTAGCCTTCGGCCACCTTGTGGTAGTCGGTGCGACGCAGCACGGTGCCGCAGTCGCTGCCCAGGAGGTGGCTCTGGTCGCGCGCGATCTGCGCCCAGCTGCCGTCGGTGCCAATCACGGCGATCACGGGCAGGCCGTGGCGCACGTAGGTGTCGAACTCGGCCAGGCTGTAGGCGCTGCTGCCGTCGCCCCAGAAGAGCCAGGTCTCCGCCGAGGGCCGCGCCAGCGCCGCGCCGGCTGCATAGCCGCCGCCCACGCCCAGCGTGCCGAACACGCCCGGGTCCAGCCAGCACAGCGGGTTGCGCGGGCGCACGATGTAGCTGGCCGTGGCCACGAAGTCGCCGCCGTCCACCACGATGACCGCGTCGTCGGACATCACGTCCTCGATGGCGCGGCACAGCATGAGCGGGTTGATGTACTCGGTCTTCACCGCGGCCTGCTGCTCGATCTCGGTGTCGCGCTTCTGCTCGCTCTTGCGCAGCGTGGCGAACCACGGCTCCCAGGCCAGCTTCGAAGGCCGCGCCACGCGCGCCAGCTCCTGCAGGGTGCGCCCGGCGTCGGCCAGCACGGCCAGCGTGGGCCGCCGGTTCTTGGTGAGCTCCACCGGGTTGCGGTTCACGGTCACCACCTGCGCCTTGCTGTTGATGCCCAGGCCGTATCCCATGCGGAAGTCGAACGGGAAGCCGCACACCAGCACGAAGTCGGCCTCCTTCAGGGCCTTTCCGCGCGCGTGCCGGAACTGGATGTCGCTGCCGCTGCGGCCCAGGAGCCCGCGCGCACAGCCGCCCAGGAACACGGGCACGCCCAGCGTGCGCAGCGCGTCGGCCACCTGGTGGGCCTCCATGCTCTCCACCACGCTCTGGCTGCCCATCACCACCACGGGCTTGCGCGCGTTCTCCAGCATGGCCGCAATCTGCTTCACCTCGTTGCGCGCGGGGCTGGGCACGGGCGGCCGCTTGGGGGTCTTGGCCACCACCTTGTCGGCCCCCTGAAAGGTGCGGAACAAGTGCGCCATGGCCACCGCGTGCAGCGCCTTCATGGGCAGCGAGTCGCTCTTGCCGCCGCCGGTCATGTCGCCGTACATGCCGCGCACCAGCTCCTGCGAGTAGAGTAAGTCCACCGGGCACTCGATGAACACGGGCCCGGGCACGCCGTCGAGCGCCACCTCGAAGCCCTCCTCGAGGGCAGGCACCAGGTCCTTCACGCGCTTCACCTG
The sequence above is a segment of the Sandaracinaceae bacterium genome. Coding sequences within it:
- a CDS encoding thiamine pyrophosphate-binding protein translates to MKGTNGGKLIADVLRKQGVEFVFTLCGGHISPILVESQRAGIRVVDMRDEKNAVFAADAMARMTGVPGVAAVTAGPGVTNTLTAIQNAYMAQSPLILLGGATATALRGRGALQDIDQISPIQSMVKMTRQVKRVKDLVPALEEGFEVALDGVPGPVFIECPVDLLYSQELVRGMYGDMTGGGKSDSLPMKALHAVAMAHLFRTFQGADKVVAKTPKRPPVPSPARNEVKQIAAMLENARKPVVVMGSQSVVESMEAHQVADALRTLGVPVFLGGCARGLLGRSGSDIQFRHARGKALKEADFVLVCGFPFDFRMGYGLGINSKAQVVTVNRNPVELTKNRRPTLAVLADAGRTLQELARVARPSKLAWEPWFATLRKSEQKRDTEIEQQAAVKTEYINPLMLCRAIEDVMSDDAVIVVDGGDFVATASYIVRPRNPLCWLDPGVFGTLGVGGGYAAGAALARPSAETWLFWGDGSSAYSLAEFDTYVRHGLPVIAVIGTDGSWAQIARDQSHLLGSDCGTVLRRTDYHKVAEGYGGVGLLVKDPADVPRVLAEAKEHARNGRPVCINAWIGATDFRKGSLSI